A genomic segment from Bacteroidota bacterium encodes:
- a CDS encoding DEAD/DEAH box helicase, which produces MNLAKALEKLSISQLNPMQLNAAESIQKGNDLVLLSPTGSGKTLAYLLPLIEKLDPDKKEIQALIVVPSRELALQIEQVMRQLQSGLKVNCCYGGHSTRVEQNNLSQAPALLIGTPGRIGHHIRKQNLDFSKCGYLVLDEFDKSLEMGFQEDMSFLLKQLKNLKQRILTSATNLTEIPDFTGIQKASQLNFLTADQTKPSRLKIKLVHSPSRDKTDSLFLLLCALGNTNSIIFCNQRESVEMAAEVLHEKGLEHEIFHGKMEQIDRERALLKFRNGSTKILVATDLAARGLDIPELDNIIHFQLPVNEESFIHRNGRTARMHASGEAYLILSSNEHLPEYIHQKVETIELAKKPQLPPLPEWQTLYIAAGKKDKINKMDIAGMLHQKGNLAKDEIGLISVLDFSAYVAIKRSKIKQLISLIREEKIKNKKVKFAIAD; this is translated from the coding sequence ATGAATCTAGCAAAAGCACTCGAAAAACTATCTATATCACAGCTTAATCCCATGCAGCTGAATGCTGCCGAAAGTATTCAAAAAGGAAATGACCTGGTGCTTTTATCGCCTACCGGTTCCGGAAAAACACTGGCATATTTACTACCTCTGATTGAAAAATTGGATCCTGATAAAAAAGAAATTCAGGCATTAATTGTGGTTCCTTCGCGCGAATTAGCCTTGCAAATTGAACAAGTTATGCGGCAATTGCAATCGGGCTTAAAAGTGAATTGCTGTTACGGCGGACATTCAACAAGGGTTGAACAAAATAATTTATCACAAGCCCCTGCCCTACTCATTGGTACACCCGGACGCATTGGCCATCATATTCGTAAACAAAATCTCGACTTTTCAAAATGCGGCTATTTGGTACTCGACGAATTTGATAAGTCCCTAGAAATGGGCTTTCAGGAAGACATGTCCTTTTTGCTCAAGCAACTAAAAAATCTGAAACAACGCATACTTACATCCGCTACTAACTTGACTGAAATACCTGATTTTACAGGCATTCAGAAAGCATCTCAGCTTAATTTTTTAACTGCTGACCAAACAAAACCGAGTCGCTTAAAAATTAAATTAGTACACTCTCCATCGCGCGATAAAACGGATAGCTTGTTTTTGCTGCTTTGTGCATTGGGAAATACAAACAGTATTATTTTTTGTAACCAGCGCGAAAGTGTTGAAATGGCAGCTGAAGTGCTGCATGAAAAAGGATTGGAGCATGAAATTTTTCACGGCAAAATGGAACAAATAGATCGGGAACGTGCTTTGTTGAAATTTAGAAACGGAAGTACAAAAATTCTGGTTGCAACTGATTTAGCTGCACGTGGACTAGATATTCCTGAGTTGGATAACATAATTCATTTTCAATTACCTGTGAATGAAGAAAGTTTTATTCACCGAAACGGTCGTACTGCGCGCATGCATGCTAGCGGAGAAGCTTACTTGATTCTCTCATCAAACGAACACCTTCCTGAATACATCCATCAAAAAGTAGAAACCATTGAATTAGCTAAAAAGCCACAATTGCCTCCTTTGCCCGAATGGCAAACCTTGTACATTGCTGCCGGAAAAAAAGATAAAATAAATAAAATGGACATTGCCGGTATGCTGCATCAAAAAGGGAATTTGGCAAAAGATGAAATTGGTTTAATTTCGGTACTAGATTTTTCAGCGTATGTAGCAATAAAACGCAGTAAAATTAAGCAGCTTATCAGTCTCATTCGCGAAGAAAAAATCAAAAACAAAAAAGTAAAATTTGCGATT
- a CDS encoding CPBP family intramembrane metalloprotease, whose protein sequence is MNSLKRPWTNLILAPIWFLIIIVSGSIYFGVKGVSETDIPIKISENTPTVILIVQVLLLITLLFTTRKDSFNILKSGWTADSTKLPIDIFGGIITGAILAILYFYIFSPLQTYLQINIGDYVPAGETMTVLGKQSIIFFIANVLFAPFVEESLYRNYTLTRFLEKYGSTKSIIFTVTMFGLLHWVGGLWYILMTGLLVGLPFAIIAIKRKNIVWVFVGHLTLNLLEFIYITTKT, encoded by the coding sequence ATGAACTCATTAAAAAGACCTTGGACAAATCTGATTTTAGCACCAATTTGGTTTTTAATAATTATAGTTTCAGGTTCAATATACTTTGGTGTAAAAGGTGTAAGTGAAACTGACATACCAATCAAAATTTCAGAGAACACACCAACAGTAATTCTTATTGTTCAAGTTCTCTTACTAATCACTCTTTTGTTCACAACCCGAAAAGACAGTTTCAATATCTTAAAAAGTGGTTGGACAGCTGATAGCACAAAACTACCAATTGACATTTTTGGAGGAATTATAACAGGAGCAATTTTAGCGATCCTATATTTTTATATATTTTCACCATTACAAACATATCTACAGATAAATATTGGTGACTATGTGCCAGCGGGCGAAACCATGACTGTACTTGGCAAACAGTCAATTATATTTTTTATAGCTAATGTTCTTTTTGCGCCATTTGTTGAAGAGAGCTTGTACAGAAACTATACCTTAACAAGATTTTTAGAAAAATACGGTTCGACAAAAAGCATAATTTTTACAGTTACAATGTTTGGATTGCTTCATTGGGTTGGCGGACTATGGTACATACTTATGACCGGACTTTTAGTAGGGTTACCATTTGCAATAATAGCGATAAAAAGAAAAAATATTGTATGGGTGTTCGTGGGTCACTTGACACTTAACTTGCTTGAGTTTATTTACATTACGACTAAAACTTAA
- a CDS encoding acyl-CoA thioesterase, which produces MNSTQSPIQIRFVDLDQFGHVNNAIYLSYLEVARLPYFERIIGEIDWLNEGIILAKAEVDYLIPILLKDQIEVKTWCSRIGSKSFDLSYHILKIEKGVETIVAKAKTVMVCFNYGKQQSIEIPAGWKEKMLP; this is translated from the coding sequence ATGAATAGTACACAAAGTCCGATTCAAATTCGTTTTGTTGATTTAGATCAATTTGGTCATGTAAACAACGCCATTTATTTATCGTATTTGGAAGTAGCCCGCCTACCTTATTTTGAAAGAATTATTGGAGAGATTGACTGGTTAAATGAGGGAATTATTTTAGCTAAAGCTGAAGTAGATTATTTGATTCCTATATTATTAAAGGACCAAATTGAAGTAAAAACCTGGTGTAGCCGCATAGGATCGAAAAGTTTTGATTTGTCGTACCATATTCTAAAAATTGAGAAGGGCGTTGAAACAATTGTTGCAAAAGCAAAAACAGTAATGGTTTGCTTTAATTATGGCAAACAGCAAAGTATTGAAATACCTGCAGGTTGGAAGGAAAAAATGCTTCCTTGA